A genomic region of Oryza glaberrima chromosome 1, OglaRS2, whole genome shotgun sequence contains the following coding sequences:
- the LOC127760708 gene encoding MYB-like transcription factor ETC3 — protein MESSSGSQLGKNSKTSDGRETKEVNSTAQNFVHFTEEEEDIVFRMHRLVGNRWELIAGRIPGRTAEEVEKFWAIKHQAT, from the exons ATGGAAAGTAGCAGTGGAAGCCAGCTGGGAAAGAATTCCAAAACAAGTGATGGTCGTGAAACAAAAG AAGTTAATAGCACTGCGCAGAATTTTGTTCATTTcacagaagaagaggaagatatTGTTTTCAGAATGCACAGGCTTGTCGGGAACAG GTGGGAACTTATAGCTGGAAGAATACCGGGAAGGACAGCAGAAGAAGTAGAGAAGTTCTGGGCAATTAAACATCAAGCCACATGA